Below is a genomic region from Candidatus Omnitrophota bacterium.
TATCTTTTCTGCCGTGCTGTTGCTGATAATATTTATGAGCAGGTTCTGAAATGGGAGAGATCGCATTTATCTTACTGCAGCTGGTATTTTTTATCGGGGTTGCCCCGTTTTTAAGCGGCCTGGTCACCCGGATAAAGAATAATATCAGGATGCGGAGGGGGCAGAGCGTCCTTCAGCCATATTACAATTTAGCGAAGCTTTTTTCCAAGGGCGAAGTGGTATCCGGGACCGCTTCATGGATATTCAGGGCAGCGCCTTTCGTTGTGATCTCTTCGGCGTTAGCCGCAGCGCTGCTCATCCCCGTCTTTATCTCCTCAAGCCCTCTGCATCGCATGGGCGATCTTCTGGCCCTTATATTTATCCTGGCCCTGGGACGTTTTTTCCTTGCCCTTGCGGCATTGGACGCCGGAAGTTCTTTCGGCGGGATGGGATCGTCGCGGGAGATGTTCATCTCAAGTTTAACCGAGCCGGTCTTCGTGCTGGCGGTATTTTCCGTATCTTTACAGTTCGGTTCAACGGATATCTCGGCGTTCGGCGGCGCGCACGCAATAACCGTTTCTTCTATCGTAGCCGCCGCGGCCCTTTTCCTTGTCACGATCGCGGAGACATCGCGCATCCCGGTCGATAACCAGGAGACGCACCTTGAGCTGACCATGGTCCATGAGGCGATGGTCCTGGAATACTCGGGCAGGTCCCTCGCCCTGATAGAGATGGCCTCTTACATAAAACAGATGATCTTCTTTTTCCTTATTGCGCAGATCGTCCTTCCCGCAGCAATTCCCGTTTCGTTCGAGCTGACGCGATCTCTACTGTGGGCCCTCTGGTATCCGGTCAGGATGATCATCATCGCGGCCGCGGTAGCCCTGGTGGAGGTATCGGTTGCAAAGATGCGCCTCTTCAGGGTGGCGGACTTTTTAGCCTTTGCCTTTGTCCTGGGGGTCATAGCTACAGTATGCGCTATCCTGGGAGTTTAAAATGCCGGCAATGATCTTATTCTCCACTTTAGTCACAGCATACCTTATGGTAATAGCCAAAAGGGTGCCTTCTCTGATCCGGTCTTTCCGGTATCAGTCATTTTTTCTTTTCGTGATGACCTTAACGGCCGGTTTTTCGGAAAGGCATATGGATCTCTATTTTGTAGCGGCCCTCATCCTGGTCCTGAAGGTATTCATAATACCGCATTTCCTGTGCCTGACAGCAAAGAGGATAAATGTAGATGAAAATCTCGGACTATTTGTGAACCCGCAGCTTTCGTTGATCACGGCGCTTGCGCTCACTTATTGCTCATGGGTCCTTTCCAGGGCCGTTACGTCCGGCAGCGGCTATCCGTGGATCGCGATCACGGTCAGCTTCTCCACGGTCTTTATCGGCGCGTTCCTTATGGTATCGCGCATGAAGGCATTTGCTCAGGTAGCGGGCCTGCTTGTCATGGAGAACGGGATCTTTCTTCTGGCCTCGTCTATCTCCGGCGGCATGCCTTTTTTTGTCGAGATCGCCGTATTTTTTGACGTCTTTATCAGCGTCATCGTCATGGGGCTTTTTGTATACAGGATCAACAAGCTGTTTACGCATATCGATGTAAATAAACTTTCACAAT
It encodes:
- a CDS encoding NADH-quinone oxidoreductase subunit H translates to MGEIAFILLQLVFFIGVAPFLSGLVTRIKNNIRMRRGQSVLQPYYNLAKLFSKGEVVSGTASWIFRAAPFVVISSALAAALLIPVFISSSPLHRMGDLLALIFILALGRFFLALAALDAGSSFGGMGSSREMFISSLTEPVFVLAVFSVSLQFGSTDISAFGGAHAITVSSIVAAAALFLVTIAETSRIPVDNQETHLELTMVHEAMVLEYSGRSLALIEMASYIKQMIFFFLIAQIVLPAAIPVSFELTRSLLWALWYPVRMIIIAAAVALVEVSVAKMRLFRVADFLAFAFVLGVIATVCAILGV